CTCTTCGCTATAAAGTACGTACGTACGGTTTTTATGGAGGTGTGCATGTGGGATCCCGCCCAGTACCTGGCCTTCTCCGACCACCGCGCTCGCCCGTTCCACGAGCTGGTGGCCCGGATCGGCGCGTTCGAGCCGAGAGCGGTCGTCGATCTGGGCTGTGGTCCCGGCAACCTGACCGCGGTCCTCGCCGACCGCTGGCCGCGCGCCCGGCTGGAGGCCCTGGACTCCTCGGCCGAGATGGTCGAGGAGGCCCGCCGCCGCGGCATCCCCGCCGAGGTGATGGACGTGGCCGGCTGGCGTCCCAAGCCCGACACCGACGTGGTGGTCTGCAACGCCGTTCTGCAGTGGGTGCCAGGCCACGCCGACCTGCTGCGCGCCTGGCTGGACGAGCTGCCGTCCGGCGCGTGGTTCGCCTGGCAGGTGCCCGGCAACTTCGACGCGCCGTCCCACGTCATCCTGCGCGAGCTGGCCACCACGCCGCGCTGGAACGACTCCCTCGGCTCCGCGCTGCGCGACGAGCAGCCCGTCCACACCGCGCACGAGTACGCGTGCCTGCTCGCCGAGGCGGGCTGGCACGCGGACGTGTGGGAGACGACCTACCAGCAGCGGCTCTCCGGTGACGACCCCGTGCTCGACTGGGTCGTCGGCACCGCGCTCCGCCCGGTTCGCGCGGCCCTGTCCGACGGCGACTGGGCCGCGTTCCTGACCGAGCTGGCACCGCGCCTGCGCGCCGCCTACCCGCAGAGCGCCGACGGCAGCACCTGGTTCCCGTTCCGCCGGATCTTCGCCGTCGGCCAGAAACCCGCCTAGCGCGCGAGCACCGGATCCCGCTTCTCGAAGGGCGCCGTGTGGTTGTTCTTGCGATGCCCGGTCTTCTCCGAGACCTTCGCCCGCAGGAACCCCGCGGCGCCCTGGACGGCGGGATGGTCCAGCACCCGGTGGTAGGCCCGGTTGATCTGCTCGTACCGCTCCCGGCCCGCCCGCGCCCCGAGCACGTAGCCGACCGCCGCACCGAGCACCAACGCCTTCATCATCGCTACCTCCACCTTTGACCTGCGGAAACGCGTCCAGTGAGCGGGTACCCGGGGGTGGTGAAAACCAGTCGTCGGGATGCGCTAGAGTTACTACCTGTCAGGCCGAGGCCGGACAACAACAGAAAACGATCCTCCGTAGCTCAATTGGCAGAGCATGCGACTGTTAATCGCAGGGTTACTGGTTCGAGTCCAGTCGGAGGAGCTCCCACCCCAGGTCAGCGGCCTGGGGTGTTGTCGTTTCAGGGGCTCTGCCCCAACTTTTCCCCCACTTTTGAGCTGGACTGCTTTTCGGGGGCGACGGCCTCAAGCAGCGCTGCCGCACCCGTCTTCGCGACCTTGCGACCGAAGTAGCGATCTTGGGTCATGGACACCTTGGCATGGCCGAGCTGGTCCGCCGCAGCGCGAGCGGTCAGGCCGCCGTGGTCCATCAGCGTGGCCACCGTCTTGCGATAGACGTGTGAGGTCACCCACTCAAAGCCCGCGTCAGCGAACACCACGCGCAAGTCCGCCTGAGTGTTCGACGGGTCGCGCAGACCGCCAGCGGGAGCCGTGAACACCACGTTCCACTCATTCGAGGGAACCCGATCGCGCCGCGCCTTGAGCATCTGTACCGCCCAGGTCGGCAACTCCAGCGTCCTGAAACCGCTCTTGGATTTCGTCTTCGGCTTGAGCACCAGGCCCACGCCTTTGACCCGCACCACCGTGGCGCGAACCTCAAGGGTCCCGGCGTCCAGATCGAGCGCGTCCCACGTGATCGCGGCTGCTTCACCGATGCGCAGCCCGGAGGCCAGCATCATGTCCGTGAAGTCCGGCAGGTCCCATCCGCGCGCCTTCTCGTGGGCGTGGATCTTGGCTCGCAGCAAGATCGCTTCGTCCAAGGTCAACGCTCGTGCAGACTCGCCCTCGCTTTCCACGGTGTCGATCTCGCGCACCGGGTTGCGGTCCAAGGCGTCATGCCGGACCGCGAGCCCGAACATGCCGCTGAGCACCGTCCGCGTGGTCTTGGCACCCGAAGCGCCG
The window above is part of the Allokutzneria albata genome. Proteins encoded here:
- a CDS encoding trans-aconitate 2-methyltransferase codes for the protein MWDPAQYLAFSDHRARPFHELVARIGAFEPRAVVDLGCGPGNLTAVLADRWPRARLEALDSSAEMVEEARRRGIPAEVMDVAGWRPKPDTDVVVCNAVLQWVPGHADLLRAWLDELPSGAWFAWQVPGNFDAPSHVILRELATTPRWNDSLGSALRDEQPVHTAHEYACLLAEAGWHADVWETTYQQRLSGDDPVLDWVVGTALRPVRAALSDGDWAAFLTELAPRLRAAYPQSADGSTWFPFRRIFAVGQKPA
- a CDS encoding site-specific integrase, whose amino-acid sequence is MAELAAEAGGVMARPPLPIGMHGKITVYKVGERRFRARTKVRDHDGVVRQVERWGTSKTAAEMNLKTALAERRRVSADNEITADTKIAVLGEAYLAKIDKAVRNGKLSPTTGDQYRYRFERHIKDGIGRLAIREALVSRLDALVADVAQHYGASGAKTTRTVLSGMFGLAVRHDALDRNPVREIDTVESEGESARALTLDEAILLRAKIHAHEKARGWDLPDFTDMMLASGLRIGEAAAITWDALDLDAGTLEVRATVVRVKGVGLVLKPKTKSKSGFRTLELPTWAVQMLKARRDRVPSNEWNVVFTAPAGGLRDPSNTQADLRVVFADAGFEWVTSHVYRKTVATLMDHGGLTARAAADQLGHAKVSMTQDRYFGRKVAKTGAAALLEAVAPEKQSSSKVGEKLGQSP